In Sphingomonas sp. M1-B02, the sequence TCAAGACGGGACCTGCCAAGGCGAGGCATCGCCCAGGCCCTTGCGGCAGGCTATATGGTCGTCGCGATGCGCCGCGCGCACCTGCGACTCGCCGATATCGCGATACTCGACCAGGAAATGCGGCGTGTTGTTTTCCTATCCGTTCGTCCGGTTCGGCATAAGCGAGCTAATAAATTCCCAAGGTGATTTCGCCTGACTAGGTCGTGAACCCATAAACGGGATTCCCAGGACGGCGCATTTCTGATTCACGGTCGGCATGAGCCGATACGACCTGACCGATTTCGAGTGGCGCGTGATGGAGCCACTGTTGCCCAACAAGCCGAGAGGCGTGCCGCGTGTCGACGATCGCCGGGTGTTGAACGGCATCTTCTGGGTGCTGCGATCGGGCGCGCCATGGCGCGATTTGCCCGAGCGTTATGGGCCGCGCACCACCTGCTACAATCGCTTCAGCCGATGGCGCAAAGCCGGTGTATGGGACCGCCTGATGGATGCCATCACCGCGGCGTACGACGGCGATATCCAGATGATCGACAGCACTTCCATCCGGGCGCACCAGCAGGCTGCGACGGCAAAAAGGGGGATCGAGATCATTGTCTCGGTCGCTCCCGCGGCGGCCTCACGACAAAGATCCACGCCGTCGTCGATGCCCAAGGTCTCCCGGTCAGGCTCGGCCTGACAGCCGGCCAGGCCCACGACGGACCCGCTGCGCTCGGCCTGCTCGATCGCCTCAATCCGCGCACCATCGTTCTGGCCGACAAGGCGCCTCTGGCTCCGCGCTTATGAGTCTACGCCCTAACATGGGCCTTGCTGCTTCAGAGTTTACTGAACGAAGGTCTATTTCACGACTGCCGGGCTTGAAACCATCCGGTCTGCTGTCAGCGCTTCCCTTAACCCGCCGGTGGTTCATATGCGCGCAACGGCTCTATTCACGGACATCTGGTTGCACCGATGTAGGGATGGTTTGGTTGCAAGATCCTACTGACTGGTTCAGCTGTCACGGGCTCGAAAGCTTTCGACGAACTCTTTGCGCTATTGCCTGCATAAGCCTTCAGTCCGGTTCCACTTTCGCCTGAGACTGATCTGAAATGATTGCCGGCTTGATTGGTGCCTGGCGCATTTGCAACTCGCCTTTGCTCATCTCGACCGCATGCGGATAGGGCATTTCGATCCCTTCCCGATCAAATGCCTCCTTAACTGCCTTGATCATGTCAGCACGATAATCGAGATAATTATTTGTGCCGACCCAAACCCTAGCAGACACGTTCACCGAGAAATCGCCTAGGCTTTCTACCCCGAACCAGGCCGACGGAGTGTCGAGGGCCCGACGGTCGGTAGTCATGATTTGGTGCAAGACCTCTATCACTTTGTCGAGGTCATCCTCGTAGCCGACCCCGAAAATTATGACGCATCGACGCCGCCCGTGGGTGGTGAAATTAATAATAGGATTGGATACCGCCTGTCCGTTCGGAACCAGAATGCGCCTGTCATCCAGCGTCGCCAGCTCAGTGAAGAACAGGTTTAAATCCGTAACCAGTCCTTCCTTTCCGTTGATTTCTACGAAGTCTCCGATGTGATAGGGGCGTATCAGCGCAACCATGATCCCGGATGCGACATTCCCCAAGGTCCCCTGTAGCGCCAAGCCAACTGCCAGTGCACTCGCCCCGACTATAGCGACGAGGCTGGCAGTCTGAACTCCAAACATCTGGAGCACGACAATCACGACGACGATGATGATAACGTACCGCACCATTCTGGACAGAAATGTCCCAAGCGTGCTGTCTATTCTTGGATTCTTTACCGTCTGCTTTTTTGCGAACCGCGAAATAAAGAACGCAAGCCAGATGCCGACGCCGAGGACTGCGCCAGCGTAAACAATCTTCAGTCCCCATACGAGGGCGACGTCTTGGAAGGTTCCACTCATTCGCTGCTTAACCCCTATCTAATGCATTATGTCCGTCTATTGCTGGCGACCAAGCAGATCGGGTATGAGGCCGGTTTCCGATCCGGGTTAAGGACCCAACACTCGTCAATCCATACGCGATGTGCAGCACTCGCCGCGAATTACCAAAACCCGCTTTTCTGCTGTTGGCCTGCGAAAACCAAAACAGGGCAGGTTGCGACAATAAGCTGCAGGTCAGGGATGCGCGCCATAGAGGCAAACAAGTCGGATTCCGGATTTCTCCTCGACAGCAGACCTTGCGGACGCCTCGCCACGGAGCTGGGTGAGATCAGAATCTTTTACAATCTGACCTCATCGGGGCACGCCGAAGATGCGAAGATGCCGGACCGCCTGAAACGGCACCCGGCGAAAGGTCACGAGTCTTCTGCATCGACGTTGACGGTCATCTCGGCTAGCTTTGTTACATATACGTCGCCGCTGTAAATTCCCTTCGTGGCTTTATCGAGCGCTTTGGCCGCCTTTTTCAAGCCGAGCGTCCCGGCAAAGGAAGCGGCGGTGCCAAACCCGGCGATGCCATAATGGTTCATGCGCTGATTTTGCGCGACAATGACCGCGTTGAGAAGCGGGCCCTTTCCGGGGCTTCTTCAGTCGTGTGTTCTGCACCGGCTTTCACTCGAAGTTTCAGTTGATCGTCCGGTGAAGTCAGCGACCTTGCGGCTCTGCGATCGTACCTTCCCGCCGGACCCAACTGGTGGACGTTGGAAAGCTTCGATGCGTTTGCCCGGAGATTGCCACGGAGGCATACCCAAGGTCATTTTTCACATGCTCCGCGCTCGACCCGCGACACGATGCGGATGGGCATGGCCTAAGCGCCAGCTGCCAGAGAAATCGAGAGGGCCGGGCTAACCCCCGGCCCTTTTCGTCTCTGACGGCAATCATCCGATCCGCCCATCCTGCCCGTCATTTCGCGTCCTCTAATCAAACGGGATAGGCTGGCCGGAATCTAGCTGGATGCACTTGAGAAAGGAAAGCAATGCCATAGCGTTCGACCAGTCCATCCGCGCCTGTTGGAACGGGTATGTCTGATCGTCAGTCCGATACTGGAATTCCACAAATTCGGGACGGCCCCGCCAATCAAACGATACTTGGGCGCCAAGTATATGATCCACGTTCACGATCGGGAGAGGCTCGGCAGATCCCATCCATTCGCCGTAAATTTTGTCCGCCATGGGGTTCTCCGAATCGTTCTTCGTAACCTGCAGTCGGAAACGTGTGCCTGTCCAGTGACCCCCTGACGGCGGCAACCCGCCCCACCCCTCGCTGCCCGCTAGTTCCGGTCCCTTGGATCGAGCGGAAAAGGTTGGCCAGAGTCTAACTGGAGAGACTTTAGATAGCTGAGCAACGCCAGGGCGTTTGACCAATCCATCCGCACCTCCTGGATCGAGAGATCCTGATCGGCCGTCTGATACTGGAAGTCCACAAACTCAGGACGCCCGCGACAATCGCACAAAAGTTGGACGCCAAGTATTTGATCCGCATTCGATATCCGAAGCGGATCAACAGAGATCAGCCATTCCCCGTAAATCTTCTCAAGCATCGCCCCCTCCGACTCGCCACCTTAAGCCTGCTCCCGGAAATGAGCGCTTGTCCAGTTACAACCGTGACGGCGGTAACCGGCCCCGTCCCACAATCTACCGTGCCGCAATGGCCGAGATCGTTGTCCCCTCCGCTTACGCCATCTGCAGACCTGAAGCTGCCTTTCCGTTTTCCACCCAATTGTGGTCGTTCGGGCGCATCCCCTTTCTTCATAGAAGCGGTCAACGCTTCCCTGCCAGAAACGCCGCTATCACCGGTTGGTTAGGGCATCGGCCGATCAACTCGGCCGCGATTCGTCGAACACCATGCTCGGTCGTGCGATGAAGTCGAATGGAATGTCGCAAGTCTCGAGGCGCGCAACCGAGCAAAAAAATGTTGCTCACGTTTGAGAGAGTGATTTAGCGAAGGTGTAGCCTTGGAGCGCCTCACACCGATCTGCATCAGGATGTCGGTGCAAAATCGCCATTCATCTGCGCTTGCCGTACGCCGTCATCGATCAGCCCCAAAGGCGACAGATCCAAGGTCGACGGCCGTTTGCGACGAGACTCGGCCTCACGGGGTATGTACCCGGAAGGACCCCCGGGGCGTTGTCGATGTCTGCGACGACACGGTAGGAACTAGAATGACGACATACCCATTGAGCGAGCCGGCCACGATTCGCGCAACCGGCGCACCTGACGCGTTAGGGCGGGGCACGCTGGAAGAGTGCACCGAAGTCGTTGCCGGTCTTTCGCCGGAGATGCAAAAATCGGCATCTATCGAGATGGATGGCCTCGACCTCAAGTTCGGACCGCGGGAAATCGGGGAACTTCTGCGCTTCCTGCGGGAGGAAAATGCAGGACTCTCGAACAACGAAATTACGGAAATCAAAACCGCCGATTCTTGATTGGTGACCGATGATTTTTATTGAGGCCGCACCCGTACTCGGGGCGACTCAGCATGTTCCACGACAAGTAGCGGGTTATTTTCATGGATCGGGCTAGGCTGAGGATCGCAGTGATCGGTCATCTCCGCCATCCGATCGCATCCCCGTTCATGGGCGGGATGGAGGCGCATTGCCACCAGCTCGTCTCGGCCTTGGTCGCGCGCGGACATTCGGTCACGCTGTTCGCGAGCGGCGATAGCGATCCGGCCCTGCCGCTCCATCCGATCGTCGAACGGCATTACGACGCCGAATTGCCATGGGCCCTTTGGAACAGCACGCCGCGCCTGGCCCAATTCCTGTCGGGCGCGTTCGAATGTGCCTGGGCGGCCGTGACCGCGGGCGAATTCGATGTGGTGCACAACAATTCGATGGACCCTGCCCTCCACCATTGGGCACGCCGCGACCGGCAGCCGATGGTGACGTCGCTGCACGTGCCGCCCTTTGCTACGCTGTTCTCGGCACTCTGCGACGAAGCGGCGCCCTGGGCGCACCAGACGGTCACCTCCGAGGCGCATCTGGCAAGCTGGTGGGCCAACCCGCCCGCGACTGCGTCGGTGGTGTATAATGGCATCGACACGGACCGCTGGACCTTCCGACCGAACGGGAACGGCCGTGCGGTCTGGGCCGGTCGAATCACCCCCAACAAGGGCACCGCCATCGCGCTGGACGCCGCAAAATACGCCGGCATTGCGCTGGACGTGATCGGCCCTATCGATTGCTCGGAATATTTCCAGGCAGAGGTCGTGCCGAGGCTCGACCAGGAGCGAGTCTATCACGGCCATATGCAAGGCGCCGAGCTGGTCCGGATGGTGGGCGAAAGCTCGGTGCTGCTGGCAACCCCGACTTGGGACGAGCCCTTCGGCCTCATCGCCGCGGAAGCGATGGCCTGCGGCGTCCCAG encodes:
- a CDS encoding mechanosensitive ion channel family protein yields the protein MSGTFQDVALVWGLKIVYAGAVLGVGIWLAFFISRFAKKQTVKNPRIDSTLGTFLSRMVRYVIIIVVVIVVLQMFGVQTASLVAIVGASALAVGLALQGTLGNVASGIMVALIRPYHIGDFVEINGKEGLVTDLNLFFTELATLDDRRILVPNGQAVSNPIINFTTHGRRRCVIIFGVGYEDDLDKVIEVLHQIMTTDRRALDTPSAWFGVESLGDFSVNVSARVWVGTNNYLDYRADMIKAVKEAFDREGIEMPYPHAVEMSKGELQMRQAPIKPAIISDQSQAKVEPD
- a CDS encoding DUF892 family protein, with protein sequence MNHYGIAGFGTAASFAGTLGLKKAAKALDKATKGIYSGDVYVTKLAEMTVNVDAEDS
- a CDS encoding glycosyltransferase, yielding MIGHLRHPIASPFMGGMEAHCHQLVSALVARGHSVTLFASGDSDPALPLHPIVERHYDAELPWALWNSTPRLAQFLSGAFECAWAAVTAGEFDVVHNNSMDPALHHWARRDRQPMVTSLHVPPFATLFSALCDEAAPWAHQTVTSEAHLASWWANPPATASVVYNGIDTDRWTFRPNGNGRAVWAGRITPNKGTAIALDAAKYAGIALDVIGPIDCSEYFQAEVVPRLDQERVYHGHMQGAELVRMVGESSVLLATPTWDEPFGLIAAEAMACGVPVAALDRGALREVIGACGVLASDARSLADAIVAARRISRAACRQRVEQAFSIRSMIEGYEHAYAAAMAGARASSNASTVALLA